A region of the Streptococcus oralis Uo5 genome:
CCTCGGAAAGAATTTGATGTAGAAAAATTAAAAGAATTAGCTCAGTCAATCAAAGAAAATGGGCTCATCCAACCAATCATCGTTCGTCAATCTCCTGTAATTGGTTATGAAATCCTTGCAGGAGAGAGACGATATCGGGCTTCTCTCTTGGCTGGTCTAACCTCTATTCCAGCCGTTGTAAAGCACCTCTCAGATCAGGAAATGATGATTCAGTCAATCATTGAGAATTTGCAGAGAGAAAATTTAAATCCTGTTGAAGAAGCACGCGCCTACGAATCTTTAGTAGAAAAAGGATTTACTCACACTGATATAGCGGATAAAATGGGGAAATCTCGTCCTTATATCACTAATTTTATTCGTTTGCTTTCCCTACCAGAATATATCTTAGCTGAAGTAGAAAATGGAAAAATTTCTCAAGCGCATGCACGTTCACTAGTTGGTTTAGACAAAGAGCAGCAAGACTATTTCTTCCAACTAATCAAAAATGAAGATATTTCTGTGAGAAAGTTAGAAGCACTTCTTACAGAGAAAAAACACAAGAAGCAGAAAAAAAGTGATTCTTTCATCAAAGATGAAGAAGATAAATTAAAAAAAATACTCGGTTTAAGTGTAGAAATTAAACTTTCAAAAAAAGATACTGGAAAGATTATTATCTCCTTTTCAAGTCAAGAAGAATACGATAGAATTATTAACAGCCTGAAATAAGGCTGTTCTTTTATTTTCTCAACCCACAAATTTATCCACTAATTTTTTTA
Encoded here:
- a CDS encoding ParB/RepB/Spo0J family partition protein, which produces MEKFEMISISEIQKNPYQPRKEFDVEKLKELAQSIKENGLIQPIIVRQSPVIGYEILAGERRYRASLLAGLTSIPAVVKHLSDQEMMIQSIIENLQRENLNPVEEARAYESLVEKGFTHTDIADKMGKSRPYITNFIRLLSLPEYILAEVENGKISQAHARSLVGLDKEQQDYFFQLIKNEDISVRKLEALLTEKKHKKQKKSDSFIKDEEDKLKKILGLSVEIKLSKKDTGKIIISFSSQEEYDRIINSLK